The Cervus canadensis isolate Bull #8, Minnesota chromosome X, ASM1932006v1, whole genome shotgun sequence genome contains a region encoding:
- the LOC122435034 gene encoding meiosis expressed gene 1 protein homolog: MAERGLPLRAGPEEVIGKKTCVAMASSDVKPKSISRAKKWSEEIENLYRFQQAGYRDEIEYKQVTQVSVVDHWPETGYVKKLQRRDNTFYYYNKQRECDDKEVHKVKIYAY, encoded by the coding sequence ATGGCCGAGCGAGGGTTACCCCTGCGAGCAGGACCCGAGGAAGTAATTGGTAAGAAGACCTGTGTAGCCATGGCTAGTTCCGACGTGAAACCAAAATCAATAAGTCGTGccaaaaaatggtcagaagagATAGAAAATCTGTACAGATTTCAACAAGCAGGATATCGAGATGAAATTGAATATAAACAAGTGACGCAAGTTTCTGTGGTAGATCATTGGCCAGAGACAGGATATGTGAAGAAGCTTCAGAGAAGGGACAATACTTTCTATTACTACAACAAACAGAGGGAGTGCGACGACAAGGAAGTCCACAAAGTGAAAATTTATGCTTACTAG